The following proteins come from a genomic window of Stigmatopora nigra isolate UIUO_SnigA chromosome 9, RoL_Snig_1.1, whole genome shotgun sequence:
- the LOC144201372 gene encoding uncharacterized protein LOC144201372 — protein sequence MMTSNDARAVKGEDPEHTWRPVSSTSTVWNWMRRFRDVGPVTLQLEGGPASARLYCDAVDGLAEGGDLVEAFLVEIFRCKLCRFTCALKSAICSHLLLAHATLQEAGLRRAPPLADPLDLKHHDENDDFLLYDMLSDIGPPACSLKVGELFEDHEPVSSHADRRAHQETAQSAHLMTLGLCRIAAARPLSEPAGAPEPTSERRRACRRLTGARRRAELKSAKGMGEEPGSKGAESQEMSGENQSPIQPAARKRSTSTLKSTCRKSAPKKEEKKSSGFLCSLCHKTLSSKVTLQRHLEVHTGKKIYTCRSCPYASTRQESLRQHVRTHTGEKPYRCTRCPYASIDRSSLLRHSRTHTREKPYKCQRCDYSSIQKKSLDLHVRRHHTGQTFPCQQCDYASADRHLLLKHVRRHHPPPSPS from the exons GCGGCGCTTCCGGGACGTGGGCCCCGTCACGCTGCAACTTGAAGGCGGCCCCGCCAGCGCTCGCCTCTACTGCGACGCCGTGGACGGTTTGGCCGAGGGCGGCGACCTGGTGGAGGCCTTTCTGGTGGAGATCTTTCGCTGCAAGCTGTGCCGCTTCACCTGCGCTCTCAAGAGCGCCATCTGCAGCCACCTGCTGCTGGCGCACGCCACGCTGCAGGAGGCGGGGCTCCGACGGGCGCCGCCGCTCGCCGACCCGCTCGACCTCAAGCACCACGATGAAAATGATGACTTCCTGCTTTACGACATGCTGAGCGACATCGGCCCGCCCGCCTGCTCGTTAAAG GTGGGCGAGCTCTTCGAGGACCACGAGCCCGTCTCGTCTCACGCCGACCGCCGCGCTCACCAGGAGACGGCGCAGTCCGCCCACCTCATGACACTGGGACTGTGCCGCATCGCCGCCGCCCGGCCGCTGTCGGAACCCGCCGGGGCGCCGGAGCCCACCTCCGAGAGACGGCGCGCGTGTCGTCGCCTGACGGGTGCCAGGCGACGAGCGGAGCTGAAGTCTGCCAAAGGGATGGGGGAGGAGCCGGGATCAAAAGGGGCGGAGTCACAGGAGATGTCCG GTGAAAATCAAAGCCCGATCCAACCGGCTGCCAGGAAGAGAAGTACATCTACACTAAAAAG CACTTGCCGCAAATCGgcccccaaaaaagaagaaaagaagtcTTCGGGCTTTCTCTGCTCGCTGTGTCACAA GACCTTGTCCAGCAAAGTCACGTTACAGCGCCACCTGGAGGTCCACACTGGAAAGAAAATCTATACCTGTCGGTCGTGCCCGTACGCTAGCACGCGCCAAGAGTCGCTCCGACAACATgtcagaacacacacag GTGAGAAGCCATACAGGTGCACGCGCTGTCCCTACGCGTCCATCGATCGGAGTTCTTTGCTGAGACATTCTCGGACGCACACCCGAGAAAAACCCTACAAGTGTCAGCGATGTGACTACAGcag caTTCAAAAAAAGAGTTTGGATCTTCACGTACGTCGCCATCACACGGGCCAAACGTTTCCGTGCCAACAGTGCGACTACGCCAGCGCCGACCGCCATCTTCTTTTGAAGCACGTCCGCCGACATCATCCTCCTCCGTCGCCATCTTGA